A region of Streptomyces sp. NBC_01788 DNA encodes the following proteins:
- a CDS encoding ribbon-helix-helix protein, CopG family, with the protein MGTSVLSLRMDHELLERLRCHAAKRGMSVQDYVVRTLIRDDFDERFQAAVEETERFYGVT; encoded by the coding sequence ATGGGGACCAGTGTGCTCAGCCTGCGCATGGACCACGAGCTGCTCGAACGGCTCAGGTGCCATGCCGCGAAAAGAGGAATGAGCGTCCAGGACTATGTCGTCCGGACGCTCATTCGGGATGACTTCGACGAGCGGTTCCAGGCCGCCGTCGAGGAGACAGAGAGGTTCTACGGGGTCACCTGA
- a CDS encoding IclR family transcriptional regulator, whose translation MTDPLAPTPGARNNSASLRRALGILIGLGDDTEGRGRTLTELAAQQGLSKSTALRLLQPLVDARFVQVLPGGAYRLGWRNAQLGQVYLAGNDPHRDARDVLKDLSESTNETVHLVTADFPHVVYVDKVDSPLPVRMASRVGSTQSAYCTSVGKAMLAHADAAVVDAVIAAGLAPRTGNTITDGDALRAELARTRARGWAIDDVENEAGVRCVAAPVFDATGAATHAISVSAPEERLPAERVPRVVPLVTAAARAVSQRWGGRG comes from the coding sequence TTGACCGATCCGCTCGCCCCCACCCCCGGCGCACGCAACAACTCGGCCTCGCTGCGCCGGGCGCTCGGGATCCTCATCGGACTCGGCGACGACACCGAGGGCCGCGGCCGCACGCTCACCGAGCTGGCCGCACAGCAGGGCCTGAGCAAGTCCACGGCGCTGCGCCTGCTGCAACCGCTCGTCGACGCCCGGTTCGTCCAGGTCCTGCCGGGCGGCGCGTACCGGCTCGGCTGGCGCAACGCCCAGCTCGGCCAGGTGTACCTGGCCGGAAACGACCCGCACCGCGACGCACGCGACGTGCTGAAGGACCTGTCGGAGTCGACGAACGAGACCGTCCACCTGGTCACGGCGGACTTCCCCCACGTGGTCTACGTCGACAAGGTCGACAGCCCGCTTCCCGTGCGGATGGCGTCGCGGGTCGGCAGCACCCAGTCGGCGTACTGCACCAGCGTCGGCAAGGCCATGCTCGCGCACGCCGATGCCGCCGTCGTCGACGCGGTGATCGCGGCGGGCCTGGCCCCGCGCACCGGGAACACCATCACCGACGGCGACGCGCTGCGCGCCGAGCTCGCGAGGACCCGGGCCCGCGGCTGGGCGATCGACGACGTCGAGAACGAGGCGGGAGTGCGCTGCGTCGCCGCCCCGGTCTTCGACGCCACCGGGGCCGCGACCCACGCGATCAGCGTGTCCGCGCCCGAGGAGCGCCTGCCGGCCGAGCGGGTCCCGCGGGTGGTGCCCCTGGTGACAGCGGCGGCCCGCGCCGTCTCGCAGCGGTGGGGAGGCCGCGGATGA
- a CDS encoding calcium-binding protein, which translates to MRIRASAAVVTGALALSALAVPAAQADGGFGDVKITKVVVDGDNKVAISTSGLKTIKVSVTATDNSGIKRADSFTLEGPGFGFATSSKPTCTVVNATTSTCTGSVKVDPKVDYLSNKNAGRWYVDAWIDANDGDYIWKEKAGSFLFQRAAKLTTGATPKPVKKGKTVTVTGALTRANWETLKYGGYASQPVKLQFRKKGSSTYKTLKTVKTDSKGGLKTTTKATATGDYRYSFAGNSATSAVDAKADLVSVK; encoded by the coding sequence ATGCGCATTCGTGCTTCAGCCGCCGTCGTGACCGGCGCGCTGGCCCTGTCCGCCCTCGCCGTCCCGGCCGCGCAGGCCGACGGCGGGTTCGGCGACGTCAAGATCACCAAGGTCGTCGTCGACGGCGACAACAAGGTGGCCATCTCGACGTCCGGGCTGAAGACGATCAAGGTCAGCGTCACGGCGACGGACAACTCGGGCATCAAGCGGGCCGACTCGTTCACGCTGGAGGGCCCCGGCTTCGGATTCGCCACGAGCAGCAAGCCGACCTGCACCGTCGTCAACGCCACCACCTCGACCTGCACCGGCTCGGTGAAGGTCGACCCGAAGGTCGACTACCTCAGCAACAAGAACGCCGGCCGCTGGTACGTCGATGCGTGGATCGACGCCAACGACGGGGACTACATCTGGAAGGAGAAGGCCGGCTCCTTCCTCTTCCAGCGCGCCGCCAAGCTGACCACCGGCGCCACGCCCAAGCCGGTGAAGAAGGGCAAGACCGTAACGGTCACGGGCGCGCTCACCCGGGCCAACTGGGAGACGCTGAAGTACGGCGGCTACGCCTCCCAGCCGGTGAAGCTCCAGTTCCGCAAGAAGGGCTCCAGCACCTACAAGACGCTGAAGACCGTCAAGACGGACTCCAAGGGCGGGCTGAAGACCACGACCAAGGCCACGGCCACCGGCGACTACCGCTACTCGTTCGCGGGGAACTCGGCCACCTCGGCGGTCGACGCCAAGGCCGACCTCGTCAGCGTGAAGTAG
- a CDS encoding NCS2 family permease codes for MSTSATAKASAPEQPGTPPYGALDRYFKISERGSTLSREIRGGFATFFAMAYIIVLNPIILGSAKDMYGHQLDNGQLVTATVVTAAFTTLLMGVIGNVPIALAAGLGVNTVVALQLAPRMTWPDAMGMVVLAGFVVMLLVATGLRERVMNAVPLGLRKGIAIGIGLFIMLIGLVDSGFVSRIPDAAHTTVPLQLGADGHLNGWPVLVFILGALLTLALILRKVPGAILISIIAMTVLALVINSVAKVPSWGLTTPKWPGSPVSTPDFGLLGKVSLFGGFGKVGVLTGVLFVFTVLLSTFFDAMGTIMGISDEAKLTDAQGQMPGINKVLFVDGIAVAAGGASSSSATTCFVESTAGVGEGARTGFANVITGALFAVALFLTPIATMVPSQAATPALLAVGFLILSGSVKEIDWADYTIAIPAFVTMLMMPFTYSITNGIGMGFITFVVLRLAAGRGKDVPVAMYVVAAVFAFYYLMPALGLT; via the coding sequence ATGTCCACCTCGGCCACCGCCAAGGCTTCCGCCCCCGAGCAGCCGGGTACGCCCCCGTACGGCGCCCTCGACCGCTACTTCAAGATCTCCGAACGGGGCAGCACGCTCTCCCGGGAGATCCGCGGCGGTTTCGCCACCTTCTTCGCGATGGCCTACATCATCGTGCTGAACCCGATCATCCTGGGCAGCGCGAAGGACATGTACGGGCACCAGCTCGACAACGGCCAGCTCGTCACCGCCACCGTCGTGACCGCCGCGTTCACCACGCTGCTCATGGGTGTCATCGGCAATGTGCCGATCGCGCTCGCCGCCGGCCTCGGCGTCAACACGGTCGTCGCGCTCCAGCTCGCGCCGCGCATGACGTGGCCGGACGCCATGGGCATGGTCGTCCTCGCCGGTTTCGTGGTGATGCTGCTGGTCGCCACCGGCCTGCGTGAGCGCGTGATGAACGCTGTGCCGCTCGGCCTGCGCAAGGGCATCGCCATCGGTATCGGCCTGTTCATCATGCTGATCGGGCTCGTCGACTCCGGCTTCGTCTCCCGTATCCCGGACGCCGCCCACACCACCGTCCCGCTCCAGCTCGGCGCCGACGGTCACCTCAACGGCTGGCCGGTTCTCGTCTTCATCCTGGGCGCGCTGCTCACGCTGGCGCTGATCCTGCGCAAGGTGCCCGGCGCGATCCTGATCTCGATCATCGCGATGACCGTCCTGGCGCTCGTGATCAACTCCGTCGCCAAGGTGCCGTCCTGGGGTCTGACCACCCCGAAGTGGCCGGGCAGCCCGGTGAGCACCCCCGACTTCGGCCTGCTGGGCAAGGTCAGCCTGTTCGGCGGTTTCGGGAAGGTCGGTGTGCTCACCGGCGTCCTGTTCGTCTTCACCGTGCTGCTGTCGACCTTCTTCGACGCCATGGGCACGATCATGGGCATCAGCGACGAGGCGAAGCTGACCGACGCCCAGGGGCAGATGCCCGGCATCAACAAGGTCCTCTTCGTCGACGGCATCGCGGTCGCCGCCGGTGGCGCCAGCTCCTCCTCCGCCACCACGTGTTTCGTGGAGTCGACGGCGGGCGTCGGCGAGGGCGCGAGGACCGGCTTCGCCAACGTCATCACCGGTGCGCTGTTCGCCGTGGCGCTGTTCCTGACCCCGATCGCCACCATGGTGCCGTCCCAGGCGGCCACCCCGGCGCTGCTCGCGGTGGGCTTCCTGATCCTGTCCGGTTCGGTCAAGGAGATCGACTGGGCGGATTACACGATCGCCATCCCGGCCTTCGTGACGATGCTGATGATGCCGTTCACCTACTCGATCACCAACGGCATCGGCATGGGCTTCATCACCTTCGTGGTGCTGCGCCTTGCGGCCGGCCGCGGCAAGGACGTGCCGGTGGCGATGTACGTGGTGGCGGCGGTCTTCGCCTTCTACTACCTGATGCCGGCCCTCGGCCTGACCTGA
- a CDS encoding sugar kinase — MGPEVVTLGESIGLLTQPADMPLIRQPTLRLGFGGAESNVAIGLARLGRAAHWIGRLGTDEVGALIARELRAEAVSTSIVRDPAPTGLMLKTRQASGRVQVGYYRANSAGSRLAPADLDEDLIAGARILHVTGITPALSASASDAVHRAVTIAGEHGVTVSFDANFRSRLWDEDRARPVLSHLLGKSGIFFATTEEALLFTGEKDPERQARAIAALGPGQVVIKLGSAGSVACVDGAVHRQRPRPVAVVDPVGAGDAFAAGYLSGVLDAADPTECLRIAGLCGARAVTVAGDWEGAPFAAELDDTGCDTDVVR, encoded by the coding sequence ATGGGTCCCGAAGTCGTCACCCTCGGCGAGTCCATCGGGCTGCTCACCCAGCCGGCGGACATGCCGCTGATCCGGCAGCCCACCCTGCGACTCGGCTTCGGCGGCGCCGAGAGCAATGTGGCCATCGGGCTGGCCCGGCTCGGCCGCGCCGCGCACTGGATCGGCCGGCTGGGCACGGACGAGGTCGGCGCGCTCATCGCCCGGGAGCTGCGCGCCGAGGCCGTCTCGACCTCGATCGTGCGCGATCCCGCGCCGACCGGCCTGATGCTCAAGACCCGCCAGGCCTCGGGCCGGGTGCAGGTCGGCTACTACCGCGCCAACAGCGCCGGTTCCCGCCTCGCGCCCGCCGACCTCGACGAGGACCTGATCGCGGGCGCGAGGATCCTGCACGTCACCGGCATCACTCCGGCCCTGAGCGCGTCCGCGTCCGACGCGGTGCACAGGGCCGTCACCATCGCCGGGGAGCACGGCGTCACCGTCTCCTTCGACGCCAACTTCCGCTCCCGGCTGTGGGACGAGGACCGGGCCCGCCCGGTGCTGAGCCATCTGCTCGGCAAGTCCGGCATCTTCTTCGCCACAACCGAGGAAGCCCTGCTGTTCACCGGCGAGAAGGACCCCGAGCGGCAGGCGAGGGCCATCGCCGCGCTCGGTCCCGGTCAGGTCGTGATCAAGCTCGGCTCCGCCGGAAGCGTCGCCTGCGTCGACGGCGCCGTCCACCGGCAGCGGCCCCGGCCGGTCGCCGTGGTCGACCCGGTGGGCGCCGGGGACGCGTTCGCCGCCGGCTACCTCAGCGGGGTGCTCGACGCGGCGGACCCGACCGAGTGCCTTCGGATCGCCGGTCTGTGCGGAGCCCGTGCCGTCACCGTCGCCGGCGACTGGGAGGGGGCTCCGTTCGCGGCCGAGCTCGACGACACCGGCTGCGACACCGACGTCGTCCGCTGA
- a CDS encoding DUF5707 domain-containing protein has translation MRIRATVAAVSGALALSALAVPAAHADEVDGDTKISNVVVNGGKPVVVTATGAKSVTVTFTATDDSGIDFAQPILYHGSSIEKSDSGAVANSRDGRAKCTKVNATTSNCTATFTLKPLDNLINSVAGTWKVWAVASATDGDYVMKENAKSFSVQRLSKLTTAAKPKPVKKGKTVTVTGKLTRANWDGAKYSGYSGQAVKLQFKKKGTTTYKTLKTVKTDSAGALKTTTKATADGYYRFVFAGNSTTPAVNATGDLVSVKK, from the coding sequence ATGCGTATACGAGCCACTGTGGCCGCCGTGTCCGGCGCCCTGGCCCTTTCCGCTCTCGCCGTCCCGGCCGCCCACGCCGACGAGGTGGATGGAGACACCAAGATCTCCAATGTCGTCGTGAACGGCGGCAAGCCGGTCGTGGTCACTGCCACGGGCGCCAAGAGCGTCACCGTCACCTTCACCGCCACGGACGACTCGGGCATCGACTTCGCGCAGCCGATCCTGTACCACGGTTCGAGCATCGAGAAGTCCGACAGCGGCGCGGTTGCCAACAGCCGTGACGGGCGCGCGAAGTGCACCAAGGTCAACGCCACGACGTCGAACTGCACGGCCACCTTCACCCTGAAGCCGCTGGACAACCTCATCAACTCCGTCGCCGGCACCTGGAAGGTGTGGGCGGTCGCCTCCGCCACGGACGGCGACTACGTGATGAAGGAGAACGCCAAGAGCTTCAGCGTCCAGCGCCTGTCCAAGCTGACCACGGCCGCCAAGCCGAAGCCGGTGAAGAAGGGCAAGACCGTCACCGTCACCGGCAAGCTGACGCGGGCCAACTGGGATGGCGCCAAGTACTCGGGGTACAGCGGTCAGGCGGTGAAGCTTCAGTTCAAGAAGAAGGGCACCACCACCTACAAGACGCTGAAGACCGTCAAGACGGACTCCGCGGGCGCCCTCAAGACGACCACGAAGGCCACCGCCGACGGCTACTACCGCTTCGTCTTCGCGGGCAACTCCACCACCCCGGCGGTCAACGCCACGGGTGACCTGGTCAGTGTGAAGAAGTAA
- a CDS encoding bifunctional 4-hydroxy-2-oxoglutarate aldolase/2-dehydro-3-deoxy-phosphogluconate aldolase, with the protein MARSAAPLPLPPALTGTRVVAVLRPATTEHLVTTVAALIRAGVRVIELTATTPDFPAVLERTVRQFSADAVIGAGTLTDEALTRAAIDAGAGFAVSPGLVDELPRIASGHGVPSIVGAWSPSEVMRAHALGADAVKIFPAATAGPGHLRSLREPFPGIPFVPSGGITVESAGSYVAAGAVAVSLGGALTGSALRDGDVSVIARRAATLFTSIEEAV; encoded by the coding sequence GTGGCCCGATCGGCGGCCCCCCTGCCCCTGCCCCCGGCCCTGACCGGGACCCGTGTCGTGGCCGTGCTGCGGCCCGCGACGACCGAGCACCTCGTCACCACCGTGGCCGCGCTCATACGCGCCGGCGTCCGAGTGATCGAGCTGACCGCCACCACACCGGACTTCCCGGCCGTCCTGGAACGGACCGTCCGGCAGTTCTCGGCCGACGCGGTGATCGGCGCCGGCACGCTCACCGACGAGGCCCTCACCCGCGCCGCGATCGACGCCGGAGCCGGGTTCGCCGTCTCGCCCGGCCTGGTCGACGAACTGCCCCGGATCGCCTCCGGACACGGGGTGCCGAGCATCGTCGGCGCATGGTCGCCGTCGGAGGTGATGCGGGCCCACGCCCTCGGCGCGGACGCCGTGAAGATCTTCCCCGCCGCCACCGCCGGCCCCGGCCATCTGCGCAGCCTGCGCGAACCGTTCCCCGGCATCCCGTTCGTCCCGTCGGGAGGGATCACCGTGGAGAGCGCCGGCTCGTACGTGGCCGCCGGGGCGGTCGCGGTCAGCCTGGGGGGCGCGCTCACCGGAAGCGCGCTGCGCGACGGCGACGTGTCGGTGATCGCCCGGCGCGCGGCCACCCTGTTCACGTCGATCGAGGAAGCGGTGTGA
- a CDS encoding DUF2530 domain-containing protein — protein sequence MAKWTPKHEAPEPLEGPVVATITGGTIVWFVLFLVQLPFYGWFDDHGRAWWVWTCLAGGGLGLIGIWYVRKRDAAIKRDAAERAGLPQQPTSTE from the coding sequence ATGGCGAAGTGGACCCCCAAGCACGAGGCGCCGGAGCCCCTGGAGGGCCCCGTGGTCGCCACCATCACCGGCGGCACGATCGTGTGGTTCGTCCTCTTCCTCGTCCAGCTCCCCTTCTACGGCTGGTTCGACGACCACGGCCGCGCCTGGTGGGTGTGGACCTGCCTGGCCGGCGGCGGCCTGGGCCTGATCGGCATCTGGTACGTCCGCAAGCGGGACGCCGCCATCAAGCGGGACGCCGCGGAGCGGGCGGGGCTGCCGCAGCAGCCGACGTCCACGGAATGA
- a CDS encoding HAD-IC family P-type ATPase, with amino-acid sequence MTHIDAGAELDPVHPVPVTAVRSTGLTSAEVAERIARGEINDVPVRSSRSLPDIVRANVFTRFNAIIGVLWLITLFVAPIQDSLFGFVIIANTGIGIIQEWRAKKTLDSLAVIGEARPTVRRDDTAVEIAISEIVLGDLIEIGPGDKVVVDGTCAETDGLEIDESLLTGEADPVVKRPGDRVMSGSFVVAGGGAFQATRVGRGAYAAQLAEEASRFTLVHSELRTGISTILKYVTWMMVPTAIGLVISQLVVKDNDLRESVARTIGGIVPMVPEGLVLLTSVAFAIGVIRLGRKQCLVQELPAIEGLARVDTVCLDKTGTLTEGGMDVTELRSLDGYDESYVRKVLGALGESDPRPNASLQAIIAACPDSEEWRCVESLPFSSARKYSGASFSEGDGESSTWLLGAPDVLLPAEAPALAETGRLNEQGLRVLLLARASRDLDDPEVARTVRPAALVVLEQRLRPDAAETLRYFAEQDVRAKVISGDNAVSVGAVAAKVGLDGTAVDARRLPAGREEMAPVVAGGTVFGRVTPQQKRDMVGALQWRGHTVAMTGDGVNDVLALKDADIGVAMGSGSEATRAVAQIVLLNNSFAVLPSVVAEGRRVIGNITRVATLFLVKTVYSVLLAVLVVCAQVEYPFLPRHLTLLSTLTIGVPAFFLALAPNTERARPHFVRRVMRYAVPGGAVAAVATFVTYLVARHHYTGPGALDAETSAATLTLFLVSMWVLAIVARPYTWWRITLVASMGVAFLVVLAVPAFQDFFALKLEGTTMPWLAVGIAVVAAAVLEFLWKWTGRRFPD; translated from the coding sequence ATGACGCACATCGACGCGGGCGCGGAACTCGACCCCGTGCACCCCGTGCCCGTGACGGCGGTCCGGTCGACCGGACTCACCTCCGCCGAGGTCGCGGAGCGCATCGCCCGCGGCGAGATCAACGACGTGCCGGTGCGCAGCAGCCGCTCCCTGCCCGACATCGTCCGCGCCAACGTCTTCACCCGGTTCAACGCGATCATCGGCGTCCTGTGGCTGATCACCCTGTTCGTCGCCCCGATCCAGGACAGCCTGTTCGGCTTTGTGATCATCGCCAACACCGGCATCGGCATCATCCAGGAGTGGCGGGCGAAGAAGACCCTCGACTCGCTCGCCGTCATAGGCGAGGCCCGCCCCACGGTGCGCCGCGACGACACCGCCGTCGAGATCGCCATCTCCGAGATCGTGCTCGGCGACCTCATCGAGATCGGCCCCGGCGACAAGGTCGTCGTCGACGGGACCTGTGCCGAGACCGACGGTCTGGAGATCGACGAGTCGCTGCTCACCGGCGAGGCGGACCCCGTCGTCAAACGGCCCGGTGACCGTGTGATGTCCGGCAGCTTCGTCGTCGCCGGCGGCGGCGCCTTCCAGGCGACCAGGGTCGGCCGCGGCGCCTACGCCGCCCAGCTCGCCGAGGAGGCCTCCCGCTTCACGCTCGTCCACTCCGAGCTGCGCACCGGCATCTCCACCATCCTCAAGTACGTGACCTGGATGATGGTCCCGACCGCGATCGGCCTGGTCATCAGCCAGCTCGTGGTGAAGGACAACGACCTGAGGGAGTCCGTCGCACGCACCATCGGCGGCATCGTCCCCATGGTCCCCGAGGGACTGGTCCTGCTCACCTCCGTCGCCTTCGCCATCGGCGTGATCCGGCTGGGCCGCAAGCAGTGCCTCGTGCAGGAACTGCCCGCCATCGAGGGCCTCGCCCGCGTCGACACCGTCTGCCTGGACAAGACCGGCACCCTCACCGAGGGCGGCATGGACGTCACCGAGCTGAGGTCGCTGGACGGCTACGACGAGTCGTACGTGCGCAAGGTCCTCGGCGCGCTCGGCGAGTCCGATCCGCGCCCCAACGCCTCCCTCCAGGCGATCATCGCCGCCTGCCCGGACAGCGAGGAGTGGCGCTGCGTGGAGTCGCTGCCCTTCTCCTCCGCCCGCAAGTACAGCGGCGCCAGCTTCAGCGAGGGCGACGGCGAGTCCAGTACGTGGCTGCTGGGCGCCCCGGACGTGCTGCTGCCCGCCGAGGCCCCCGCGCTCGCCGAGACCGGGCGGCTGAACGAGCAGGGCCTGCGCGTGCTGCTGCTCGCCCGCGCCTCCCGCGACCTGGACGATCCGGAGGTGGCCCGGACCGTGCGGCCGGCCGCGCTCGTCGTGCTGGAGCAGCGGCTGCGGCCCGACGCCGCCGAGACCCTGCGCTACTTCGCCGAGCAGGACGTCCGCGCCAAGGTCATCTCCGGCGACAACGCGGTGTCCGTCGGCGCGGTCGCCGCGAAGGTCGGCCTCGACGGGACCGCCGTCGACGCCCGCCGGCTGCCCGCCGGGCGGGAGGAGATGGCCCCGGTGGTGGCCGGAGGCACGGTGTTCGGGCGGGTCACCCCGCAGCAGAAGCGGGACATGGTGGGCGCCCTCCAGTGGCGCGGGCACACGGTCGCGATGACCGGCGACGGGGTGAACGACGTACTGGCGCTGAAGGACGCGGACATCGGCGTGGCGATGGGCTCGGGGTCGGAAGCCACCCGGGCGGTCGCGCAGATCGTGCTGCTGAACAACAGCTTCGCCGTCCTGCCGTCCGTGGTCGCGGAGGGGCGCCGGGTGATCGGGAACATCACGCGGGTCGCGACCCTGTTCCTGGTGAAGACGGTCTACTCGGTGCTGCTGGCGGTGCTGGTGGTGTGCGCGCAGGTGGAGTACCCGTTCCTGCCGCGGCATCTGACCCTGCTGTCCACGCTCACCATCGGCGTGCCGGCCTTCTTCCTGGCCCTGGCCCCGAACACGGAACGGGCCCGGCCCCACTTCGTACGGCGGGTCATGCGCTACGCGGTGCCGGGCGGGGCGGTGGCCGCCGTGGCGACCTTCGTGACGTATCTGGTCGCCCGCCACCACTACACGGGGCCGGGCGCCCTGGACGCGGAGACCAGCGCGGCCACGCTGACGCTGTTCCTGGTCTCGATGTGGGTCCTGGCGATCGTCGCCCGCCCCTACACCTGGTGGCGGATCACGCTGGTGGCCTCGATGGGCGTGGCGTTCCTCGTCGTCCTGGCGGTACCCGCGTTCCAGGACTTCTTCGCGCTGAAGCTGGAGGGGACGACGATGCCGTGGCTCGCGGTGGGCATCGCGGTGGTCGCGGCGGCCGTCCTGGAGTTCCTGTGGAAATGGACGGGCCGCCGCTTTCCCGACTAG
- a CDS encoding MarR family winged helix-turn-helix transcriptional regulator yields the protein MPDLTHGDDAAAVNSLRSAVMRLSRRLKHQRVDESLSPTEMSVLGTLSNCGSATPGELARKEHVQPPSMTRIVALLEAKGLVSLEPHPEDRRQKVVTRTAQAETMLEESRRRRNAFLAGLVEGLDEDEWAKLSAAAPVLEKLAHL from the coding sequence ATGCCGGACCTCACCCATGGCGACGACGCTGCCGCCGTGAACTCCCTGCGCTCCGCCGTGATGCGGTTGTCCCGTCGGCTCAAGCACCAGCGGGTCGACGAGTCGCTGAGCCCCACCGAGATGTCGGTGCTGGGCACCCTGTCCAACTGCGGAAGCGCCACGCCGGGCGAGCTCGCCCGCAAGGAGCACGTGCAGCCGCCGTCGATGACCCGCATCGTGGCGCTGCTCGAAGCCAAGGGGCTGGTCAGCCTGGAGCCCCACCCCGAGGACCGGCGTCAGAAGGTGGTCACGAGGACCGCCCAGGCCGAAACGATGCTGGAGGAGAGCCGCCGCAGGCGGAACGCCTTCCTGGCCGGCCTGGTCGAGGGTCTGGACGAGGACGAGTGGGCCAAACTGAGCGCCGCCGCCCCCGTACTGGAGAAGCTCGCACACCTGTAG
- a CDS encoding amidohydrolase family protein: MADLTLTNVRPWGMAAVDIVVSDGKIRDLVPAGAAGEPGERVDGGGLLALPGFINAHAHVDKSWWGRPWVSYGGESTIAGRIAHERAERDALGIPGVDNSLTVLREFLRHGVTAVRSHVDVDLGIGLRGIDAVRGAAEALGGAIEVEIVAFPQDGVIRRPGVLDLLDQAAANGATSVGGLDPAAIDRDPVKQLDGLFEIAERRGVGVDIHLHDGGELGAFQFELIAERTRRAGLRGKVNVSHGFALGELPAGRQADLLDELAEAGVSWSTVAPVGTAPLPWRGMRDRGMPVGLGTDGIRDLWSPVRRRRSAARGPGLRAAPRPADRRGPRLRGGTRHHPRGGLRAPGRPRPRGRRPRGHRAGRRRERAGRPDAVPSARTRDVRRTSGGPQRRVAGLGGPRPSRILRTSVISRTTFHFRPRSCQWSQQAPQTWTGH, encoded by the coding sequence ATGGCTGATCTGACTCTGACCAATGTCCGCCCCTGGGGCATGGCGGCCGTCGACATCGTCGTCTCCGACGGGAAGATCCGCGACCTGGTACCCGCCGGTGCCGCGGGCGAGCCCGGTGAGCGTGTGGACGGCGGAGGACTGCTCGCCCTGCCCGGCTTCATCAACGCGCACGCCCATGTGGACAAGAGCTGGTGGGGCCGCCCATGGGTGTCCTACGGCGGCGAGTCCACCATCGCGGGACGCATCGCGCACGAGCGGGCCGAGCGGGACGCGCTCGGCATTCCCGGCGTGGACAACAGCCTCACGGTGCTGAGGGAGTTCCTGCGGCACGGCGTCACCGCGGTGCGCAGCCACGTCGACGTCGACCTGGGTATCGGCCTGCGGGGGATCGACGCCGTCCGCGGGGCGGCGGAGGCGCTCGGCGGCGCGATCGAGGTGGAGATCGTCGCGTTCCCGCAGGACGGGGTGATCCGCCGGCCCGGCGTCCTGGACCTGCTGGACCAGGCGGCGGCGAACGGGGCGACCAGTGTCGGCGGACTCGACCCGGCGGCGATCGACCGCGACCCGGTGAAGCAGCTCGACGGGCTGTTCGAGATCGCCGAGCGGCGCGGGGTCGGTGTCGACATCCACCTGCACGACGGTGGTGAGCTGGGCGCCTTCCAGTTCGAGCTCATCGCCGAGCGCACCCGTCGCGCGGGGCTGCGCGGGAAGGTCAACGTCTCCCACGGCTTCGCCCTCGGGGAGCTGCCGGCGGGCCGGCAGGCCGACCTGCTCGACGAGCTGGCCGAGGCCGGCGTCTCCTGGTCGACGGTCGCGCCGGTGGGCACGGCGCCGCTGCCCTGGCGCGGGATGCGGGACCGGGGGATGCCGGTGGGTCTGGGCACCGACGGGATCCGCGACCTGTGGTCCCCCGTTCGGCGACGGCGATCTGCTGCGCGTGGCCCTGGACTTCGCGCGGCTCCACGACCTGCGGACCGACGAGGGCCTCGGCTACGCGGTGGAACTCGCCACCACCCGCGCGGCGGGCTTCGTGCACCGGGGCGTCCACGACCTCGCGGCAGGCGCCCGCGCGGACATCGTGCTGGTCGACGCCGAGAACGTGCAGGACGCCCTGATGCGGTCCCCTCGGCGCGAACTCGTGATGTCCGGCGGACGAGTGGTGGCCCGCAACGGCGAGTTGCTGGTCTAGGCGGCCCCCGGCCTTCACGCATCCTCCGCACATCCGTCATCAGTCGTACAACCTTTCACTTCCGTCCCCGGTCATGTCAGTGGAGTCAGCAGGCTCCTCAGACATGGACCGGGCACTAG